In Kordia antarctica, the following proteins share a genomic window:
- a CDS encoding IS1595 family transposase, with protein sequence MEAFKGQNILSFIKELPDDEACKAYLAKIKWQDGFKCMKCGHTKGCEKSGYRYHCYSCNHVESATANTLFHKVKFGLQKAFCVVFEMSTSSKSVSSIQMGKRFNIRQGTAWFFMQKVRKTMKSSQQYPLSELVHVDEFTVGGKEEGKQGRSYDSKKKKAVIAVELSKKHQIKRVYVRSIDDYSAKSLTPIFEEHISTTAQIVTDKWRGYSPLKKDYKIEQKFSNNGKNFKELHIVIMQLKSWLRAIPTHVSKWHVQAYFDEFCFRINRSQFKETIFHKTIERMVIAKPIYHKNIKRILSV encoded by the coding sequence ATGGAAGCATTTAAAGGACAAAATATACTGAGCTTTATAAAAGAATTGCCAGATGATGAAGCCTGTAAGGCTTATTTGGCTAAAATAAAATGGCAAGATGGTTTTAAATGTATGAAATGTGGTCATACAAAAGGTTGTGAAAAATCTGGATATAGGTATCATTGTTATAGTTGTAATCATGTGGAAAGTGCTACAGCAAATACGTTATTTCATAAGGTGAAGTTTGGATTACAAAAAGCATTTTGTGTAGTATTTGAAATGAGTACAAGTAGTAAAAGTGTATCAAGTATTCAGATGGGTAAGCGCTTCAATATTCGACAAGGTACCGCTTGGTTTTTTATGCAAAAAGTTAGAAAAACAATGAAGAGTAGCCAACAATATCCTTTATCAGAATTAGTTCATGTAGATGAATTTACGGTAGGTGGAAAAGAAGAAGGTAAACAAGGTAGAAGCTATGATTCTAAAAAGAAAAAGGCAGTAATAGCAGTAGAACTGAGCAAGAAACATCAAATTAAGCGAGTATATGTAAGGTCTATTGATGATTACTCAGCCAAATCTTTAACACCAATATTTGAAGAACACATAAGTACAACGGCACAAATAGTGACCGATAAATGGAGAGGATATTCACCTTTAAAAAAGGATTATAAAATTGAACAAAAATTTAGTAACAATGGTAAGAATTTTAAGGAATTGCATATTGTAATCATGCAATTGAAATCTTGGTTAAGAGCCATCCCAACTCATGTTAGTAAATGGCATGTCCAAGCTTACTTTGATGAGTTTTGTTTTAGAATTAATCGTTCTCAATTTAAAGAAACTATTTTTCATAAAACTATAGAAAGAATGGTTATTGCAAAACCTATTTATCATAAAAACATTAAACGGATACTAAGTGTGTAA